A single Oleidesulfovibrio alaskensis DSM 16109 DNA region contains:
- the tsaA gene encoding tRNA (N6-threonylcarbamoyladenosine(37)-N6)-methyltransferase TrmO: MQPFTVTPIGVLRTPHTSREGMPIQPTGASACRGEARINPELADGLKDLEGFSHLILLYHFHESSGYDLTLTPFLDTCKRGLFATRSPRRPCGIGLSVVRLTAVHGNVLELEGVDMLDNSPLVDIKPYVPRFDTPQGDIRCGWLENTAEQAQEMKSDDRFVQRDSTR, from the coding sequence ATGCAACCTTTCACCGTCACCCCCATCGGCGTGCTGCGCACCCCGCATACATCGCGCGAAGGAATGCCCATACAGCCCACGGGAGCTTCGGCATGCAGAGGAGAAGCCCGCATCAATCCGGAACTGGCAGACGGGCTGAAAGATCTGGAAGGCTTTTCCCATCTTATCCTGCTGTATCACTTCCACGAGTCCAGCGGGTACGATCTCACGCTCACGCCGTTTCTGGATACCTGCAAAAGAGGGCTTTTTGCCACACGCTCGCCGCGGCGTCCGTGCGGTATCGGCCTTTCCGTGGTGCGGCTGACGGCGGTACACGGCAATGTGCTGGAACTGGAAGGCGTAGACATGCTGGACAACAGCCCGCTGGTGGACATCAAACCCTATGTGCCGCGCTTTGACACGCCGCAGGGTGACATACGCTGCGGCTGGCTGGAAAATACCGCCGAGCAGGCGCAGGAAATGAAGTCGGATGACAGGTTCGTACAGCGCGACAGCACACGCTGA
- a CDS encoding PaaI family thioesterase, translated as MHDSTLQQFIEKEFPFHVHLGVRADYLGRDAVRLYIPFAPQLIGHTGRPMIHGGVIASLVDICGGFAVWAHCKPEDHVATITLSVDYLRPANPADLYAEARIRLLGNKVGNAHVMVWTADNKDVNVAEGRGVYNIRRG; from the coding sequence ATGCACGATTCCACACTCCAGCAGTTCATCGAAAAAGAATTCCCCTTTCACGTTCATCTGGGAGTGCGCGCCGACTATCTGGGCCGTGATGCGGTACGCCTGTATATCCCATTTGCACCGCAACTCATAGGACATACGGGGCGGCCCATGATTCACGGCGGAGTCATAGCCAGCCTTGTGGATATATGCGGCGGTTTTGCCGTATGGGCTCACTGCAAGCCCGAAGACCACGTGGCCACCATCACCCTGAGCGTTGACTACCTGAGGCCTGCCAATCCGGCGGACCTGTATGCCGAAGCACGCATCCGGCTGCTCGGCAACAAAGTGGGCAACGCCCATGTCATGGTCTGGACGGCGGACAACAAAGACGTGAATGTGGCCGAAGGGCGCGGGGTGTACAACATCCGGCGCGGATAA